CCCGGCGCAGACGATCACCGCGGCCAACGCCGTCGCCCGCCACAGCACGTCCACGTCACCGGAGCTGACACCGCTGTCGATGCCGTGGCGCACCAGCGACGGCAGCGCGACCGAGGTCAGCGCGTCCCCGGCGACCAGCAGCACGGTCAGCAGCAGGCCCCAGCGGATCGGCCGCAGCAGCCGCGACAGCTTGAAGTCCGGGTCCGGCGCGGTGGGGTCCTCGTCGCGCAGCCGCGGCTCGTCCACGGCCGGGGGCAGCTTGCGGATGCCCTCGATGAGCTCCGGCGTCGGCGGCATCGACATCGGGCCCGTCCCGCGCGACCCGCCGACCGCGGCGGCGACCGGTTCGGGCTCCTCCGGTTCCGGCCACAGCTCAGGCGTGACGCCGTGGGAGGTGTGCGCGCCGTCGCTGGGGGCGTCGATGGACTCGCCGGGACCGGCCAGCAGCGACCGGAACAGCTCGCAGCGCTCCGCCAGCTCCTCCTCGGTGCCGACGTCGACCACCCGGCCCTCGTCCAGCACCGCGATCCGGTCGGCCAGCGCCAGCGTCGAGCGCCGGTGCGCGATGAGCAGCGTCGTGCGCTGCGCGGTCACCGAGCGCAGGGTCTCGTGGATCGCCGCTTCGGTCGCCGGGTCGACCGCCGAGGTGGCGTCGTCGAGCACCAGGATCCGCGGGTTCGACAGCAGCGCCCGGGCGAGCGCCACCCGCTGCCGCTGACCGCCGGAGAGCGTCAGACCGCGTTCCCCGACCTCCGTGTCGTAGCCGTCGGGGAGCGAGGTGATGAACTCGTGCGCCTCGGCGGCCTTCGCCGCGGCGATCACGTCGGCGTCCGAGGCGTCCGGCCGGCCGTAGGCGATGTTGCCGCGGATGGTGTCGGAGAACAGGAACGCCTCCTCGAACACCACGCCCACGGCGCTGCGCAGCGAGTCCAGCTGCAGGTCGCGGATGTCGTGGGCGGCCGCGCCGTCCTCGGCGGGCCGGATCGCGACGCTGCCCGAGTGCACGTCGTAGAAGCGCGGCAGCAGCAGCGAGACCGTCGACTTGCCCGAGCCGGCCGGCCCCACCAGCGCCACCGTCTCACCCGGCCGCACCACCAGCGACGCCTCCGACAGCACCGGCTGGTCCCGGGTGTAGCCGAAGGTGACGTCGTCGAACCGGACCTCCAGCGGGCCGTCCGGCAGCCGCACCGCGTCCGGCTTCTCCTCCACCTCGGGCTGCGAGTCGACCAGCTCGTGGATCCGCTCGACCCCGGCGCGGGCCAGCTGCGCCTGGATCACCACGCTGGACAACATGCGGGCCGGGCCCGCGAGCATCGCCACGTAGCCGGCGAACGCCACGAACGTGCCCAGGCTGACCTGCCCGTTGAGCACCATCCAGCCGCCGAGGCCGAGCACCCCGACCTGTCCCGCCGAGGGCAGCGAAGCCAGGCTCGCCGCCGGGGTCGAGGTCATCCGGGCGGCCCGCAACCGCGCGCCGAACAGCCGTCGCGCCCGGGCCTCCAGGCGCCCGACCTCGCGGTCCTCCTGCCCGAAGCCCTTGACCACCCGGACCCCGGTGACCGTCTCCTCGACGTGCTGGGCGATGTCCGCGGCGCGCTGCTGGGCCGCCCAGGTCGCCGGGAACAACCGCTTCTTGCTGCGGGCCGAGACCACCGCGATCAGCGGCGCCACGACCAGCGACACCACGGTGAGCAGCGGCGACAACCACAGCATCGCCACGATCGCGAACAGCGCCAGCACCGCCGTCCCGGCCGCCAGCGGGAACATCGCCAGCAGCGAGTTCACCAGCTGCAGGTCGCTGATCGACCGCGACACCACCTGCCCGGTGCGCAACGCGTCCTGCTTGCCGCCGTCCAGCCGCTGCATCGCGGCGAACACCGCGCGGCGCAGGTCGTGCTGCACGTCGAGCGCCAGCCGGCCCGCGCTGTAGCGGCGGACGAACGCCGCCGCGAAGCGGAACACGCCGAGCCCGAGCAGGGCGATCACGATCCACCACAGCCTGCTGGTGGAGTGCGCGACGGCGTCGTCCACCGCCAGCTTGGTCAACAGCGGGACCAGCGCCTCCAGGCCGACGGCGGTGACGGACGCACCCATCGCCAGCGAGAGGGCTACCGGGTGCCGTCGACAAGCGGCGAAGAGGCGACGGATCCAACCACCGGATGACGGACGGGGATTGTCGGAGTCGCTCACCCCGCCAGGTTATGTCCCGCCACCGACCGCGCAGCTCGTCCGAACCCGCGGTGTGACCCCCGCCAAGCGGTGAGGAGGGGACCTCCCTCCCACCCGGGGCGGTTCGGCGGTGACAGGAAGGTTCCCGTCCTCACGTCACCGGGCGTGCGGAGGTGACAGGAAGGTTCCCCTCCTCACGTCACCGGGCGTGCGGGGATGACAGGAAGGTTCCCCTCCTCCACCCGGGGTTCAGGCGACGTCGCGGCGCTGGCTGGCCCACCAGCCACCGGCGACGAACACAGCGGTGTAGGCGAGGAAGGTCAGCAGGCTCGCCCACCACGCGTGCCCGTAGTCGCCGCCGAAGAACAGGTGCAGGATCTCGAACGCCGCCCGCGGCACGTCGGGCTCGTCCGGCCCGGCCACGCCCGCGATGAACAGCGGCACGGCGAGGTTGGACACGATCCCGTTCCCCGCCGCCCCCGGCAGGTAGGGGCTGACGGCGGAGCCGTCGGAGCCCGCCAGCGCCATCGAGAGGATGAACTCGACGACGAACTTGTAGACCAGCGGCAGGATGACCGCCAGCACGGCGTTGGCGACGAGCGCGCCGAACCCGACGCCGAGCAGCGTCCACAGCACCATCGACAGCACACAGGCCCCGGCGACGCCCAGGCAGTCGCCGAGGTCACCGAAGCCGCCGAAGCCCTGGCTGACGCCGATCAGCGCGCCGAGGCCCGCGCTCAGCACGGTGACCACCCCGTACCCCGCGCCCACGGCCGCGGCCACCACGAGCTTCGCGACGAGCACCGCGCCGCGCGGGTTGGCGGTGAGGAAGCTCGTCGTGATCGTCTTGTGCCGGTACTCCCCGGCGACGGACAGCGCCCCGAACAGGGCGCCGAAGATGGTGCTGAAGTTCGTCGACGCGGCCACCGACAGCAGGGCCAGCGGCACGGGCCGGTCCAGCGGTTCGAAGCTGTTGATGATCCCGGCGAACGTGCTGCCCATCCACCCGGACCCGAAGCCGATCAACGCCGCCGGGATGAGCAGCGCCCACCACAGGTTGGTCGTGAAGGTCTTGCGGAACTCGGCCTTGACCATCGGGCCCATCACAACTTCCCCCCGAGTCCGCGCTGGTCACCGTGCTGCTGGCCGACCGGCCGCGCCCACACCTGGGCGTCCGGGCCCGCCTGCGGGACCCCGGTGTACTGGCCGCTGGTGAGCTGGAAGAACAACTGCTCCAGTCCGATCCGTTCGTCCTGCATGCCGTAGAGCGCCACCCCGGCCTCCAGCGCCAGGTCGGCGACCGTGCGGGAGTCCGCGCCCAGCACCGCCAGCCGGCCGTCGGGCAGCGACTCGACGCGGAAGCCGGACTCCTGCAGCTTCGCGGCGAGCGCACCCGGGTCCGCGGCCTGCACCAGCGCCCGCGACTGCTGCTGGGCGCGCAGCTGGTCGATGCTGCCGTCGTAGACGCACTGCCCGCGGCTGATGACCACCAGCTGGTCCACGGTGTGCTCGATCTCCCGGAGGAAGTGGCTGGACATGAGCACCGTGCGGCCGCTCGCGGCGAAGGCCTTGAGGAAGTTGCGCAGCCAGGCGATGCCCTCCGGGTCCAGCCCGTTCGCGGGCTCGTCCAGCACGAGGACCTGCGGGTCGGCGAGCAGCGCCGTGGCCAGGGCCAACCGCTGCCGCATGCCCAGCGAGAACCCACTGGGCTTGCGCTTGGCGGCGGGGGTCAGCCCGACGAGCTCGAGCGCCCGGTCGGCCTGCTCGTCCGGCACGTTCATGGCCGCCGCGTAGCAGCGCAGGTGGTTCTGCGCGGTGCGGCCCGGGTGGAAGCTCTGCGCGTCGAGGACGGCGCCGATCACCGAGGCCGGGTTCGGCAGCTGGTGGAACGGCAGGCCGTTGATGGTGGCGGTGCCCGCCGTGGGCGTGACCAGGCCGAGGATCATGCGCAGCGTGGTGGTCTTCCCGGAGCCGTTCGGCCCGAGGAAGCCGGTGACCGTTCCCGGCTCCACCGTGAAGTGCAGGTCCCGGACCGCGTGCACCGGCCCGTAGCTCTTGCTGAGACCTCGCACGATGATCCGGCCGCTGCCGTCGTGCACACGCCCTCCCGCGTCACCTGGTCCACCCATCACCGCCCATCCTGCCGGACCGGTGCGGGGCTCAGGTGCGGAGTGGTCGTTTTCCCAGCTCGGGTGCTGCTAGGGCCACTGGATGCCGCCGTCGACCACCCACGCGCGGTGGATCTTGCGGTGGTCGGTCTCGAGGTGCCCACCGACCGGCGGCTCGCCCGGTTGCCGGACGGTCAGGTCGGGGCGGGTGAACTGGTCGGTGTCCCAGTCGCTGGGGCCGGAGCCGACCGAGGAGACGATCGGCTGGGGGAGGACCTCGACGTCGGCCTCCGGCCAGGCGGGGGTGTGGGCGGGTGCGAGGCACGGCCTGCGGCGCAGCGCGGTCAGCCGCGGGACGCGGGCCGGTGTGCTGGAGTGGTGGCCGATGAGCTGCCGGTGCGCGGTCTGCCAGGCGGTGCACGGCCAGGGTCGGCTGCGGGTGGTCCCCTGGCACGACGGGCACCTGCCGTCCTCGCCGGGCTCGTGCTCGTCGAGCAGTGCCCGCAGCCCGGCGGTGAGCCGGTAGAGCTGCGTGCGGGCGACCGGGAGCAGCGTCTCGGGGGAACCGTCGTCCACCACCCGGTCCACGTCGTCGAGCCGGTCGAGAACGGCCTTGCGCAACTCTGCGTCCACCACGTCGCCTCCCGTCGATGCGCGTACGGCAGCCCGGCGAACGGAGCAGCCGGGCTTCGACCCAACGGGTGACATCGGCACGCCGCGCCCGCGCCTGCACGACGAACGAGGACTTATCACTCCATCGAGTGGTTACCGATTCGGCTCGAAAATGCCCGCTGAGTGGCTGCTCGCGTCGTCGGCAAACGGGCGAGCGTGGCATACACTGAGGGTGGCGGCCTGCTCCCGGTGACCCCCAGGCTGGTTGAGCGGGCCGCCCCCTCAACCGTGTGAATCTTTTTCGCGATCAAGCACGCCGCGTCGCTGCACGTTCCTGCGCACTCCGTCACCGGCCGCCGGAGCCCGCACGCCTGCCCGGGGCCCCGCCTGCGACGTGAGGATGGGAACCTTCCTGTCACGCCAGACGCGACGAACCCCGCCGCCGGCGTCCGACAGCGGGGTTCGCGCAGGGGGCTCAGGACAGGATGTCGCTGACCGGGGTGTGGGTGCGCCCGTGCGCCTCGGCCACCGGCGCGTTGACCAGCTGGCCGTCGTGGGTGTTGAGACCGCCCGCCAGCGCGGCGTCCGCCCGGCACGCGTCCTGCCAGCCCTGGTCGGCGATCCGCAGCGCGTAGGGCAGGGTGACGTTGGTGAGCGCGTGCGTCGAGGTGTTGGGCACCGCGCCCGGCATGTTCGCCACGCAGTAGAAGACCGAGTCGTGCACCCGGTAGGTCGGGTCGTCGTGCGTGGTCGGGTGCGAGTCGGCGAAGCAGCCGCCCTGGTCGATCGCGATGTCCACCAGCACGCTGCCCGGCTTCATCTCCGACACCAGGTGGTTGGACACCAGCTTCGGGGCCTTCGCGCCCGGGATCAGCACCGCGCCGATGACCAGGTCAGCGGCGCGCACCGCCTGCTCGACGGTGTAGCGGTTGGAGGTGACGGTGCGGATCTGGCCGTGGAAGTCGCGGTCGATCTCCCGCAGCTTGTCCACGTTGGTGTCCAGCAGCTCCACGTCCGCGCCCATGCCCAGCGCGACGCGCGCGGCGTTCAGCCCGGCCACACCGCCACCGATGACCACGACCCGCGCCGGGTGCACGCCCGGCACGCCACCCGGCAGCACACCGCGGCCGCCGCTGGGACGCATCAGCGAATAAGCGCCGACCTGCGGGGCGAGCCGGCCCGCGACCTCGCTCATCGGCGCGAGCAGCGGCAGGCTGCCGTTGGCCGTCTGCACCGTCTCGTAGGCGATGCCGGTGACCCCGGAGTCCAGCATCGCGTCGGTGAGCTCGGCGGAGGCGGCCAAGTGCAGGTAGGTGAACAGCACCTGGTCGCGGCGCAGCCGCGGGTACTCCTCGGCGATCGGCTCCTTGACCTTGAGCACCAGCTGGCCCTCGGCCCACACGTCCTCGGCGTTGGGCAGGACCTTCGCGCCCGCGGCGAGGTAGTCCTCGTCAGGGATCGAGGAACCCGCGCCCGCGTCGGCCTCGACGAAGACCTCGTGCCCACGGGTGGTGAATTCGTGCACGCCCGCAGGGGTGATCGCGACCCGGTACTCGTTGTTCTTGATCTCGCGCGGCACGGCGATCTTCACGGCGGAATCCTTTCGTCTTTCTGTTGCGCACCACGATCCGCCGCCGGTGTGCGAGGCGCATCATTCCCACGCGATGAGATTGCCCCGAGCGGTTTGTGCTCGCAGCACAAGCCCGCTCCCGCCGCGGGGCCGTGCCCTGGGCCTCGGTCCGCGCCTGGTGACAGGAAGGTTCCCGTGCTCACAAGCCGGGCCGTGGCAGGTGACAGGAAGGTTCCCTTCCTCAGGTCAGGGCTGGGATGACAGGAAGGTTCCCTTCCTCTCAGCCGTGCTGGGCCCAGCGGTCGGCGAGCAGCTGGACGAGCAGGGCGGAGCGGACGTCGGGGTCGTCGAGGTCGATGTCGACCAGCTGGGTGAGCCGCTTCATCCGGTAGCGGAAGGTGTTGGGGTGCACCCGCAGCTCCGCGCTCGCCTGCCGCGGGTCGCCGGGGTGGCGCAGGTGGGCGCGCAGCGTCTCGAGGTACTCGGTGCCCTGGGTGCGGTCGTGCTCGCGCAGCAGCGACAGCGGCCCCAGCGAGCCGACCCCCGCGTCGGTCGCCGCCCCCGCCATGCGGCTGAGCACCAGCAGGTGCCAGTAGTCCTCGTACACCGCCACCCGCTCCTGCAGCCGGCCGGTGCGCAGCAGGCTCACCAGCTCTTCGGCCTGCGACCGGGACTGGTGCAGCTCGGCGACCGCCACCGCGGTGCCCACCGCGATCAGCGGGCGCGGTGTCATGTCGTGCGAGGCCAGTGCGCTGCGCAACTCCTGCCAGCCGCCGCGGTCGCGGTCCGGCACCACCGCGTAGAGCATGGTGCCGATCTCGGTGACCAGGGGACGGCGGCCGATCCCCCGGGTGATCCACTCCCACAGCGCGAGCCGGTGCCCCTCGGCGGGGCCGGCGGAGGCGGGCATCTCGATCGCGATCACCCGGTGCGGTTCGTTCGGCACCGCCAGTTCGTTGGCCGCGGCCCGCCACCCCTCGCCGCCTTCCAGCAGCAGCCGCACCTGCTCGGCGCTGCGGCGCCGCTCGGCGTCGGCGACCGCCCGCCAGCGCAGCAGCTGCAGCGCGACCAGGGGAGCGGTGTCGGCGAACGCCGTCGCGCGCTCCTCGGAGACCTCGCCGGGCACCACCGCCCACATGGAACCGAGCAGCTCGCCGCCCATCCTGATCGGCACCACCAGCCGGGGCAGCGTGCCGTCCTGCTGAGCGGGCACGAAGATCGCCGAGCTGCCCTTGCTGATCTTGCGGAACGTGCCGCGGGCCCGGAACTTGGCGAGCACGTCGGCCGGCTGCCTGCGTCCCATGATCGTCGACACCCGCGCGGGGTCGGTGAGGTCCTGCCGGGCCGAGTAGGCCAGCACCTGGGAGTGCGCGTCCTCGATCGTCACCGGCGCGTCCACCACGTCGGCCACCGCGTCGGCGAGCCGGAACAGGTCGCCGACGCCGGTGCGCGTGTCCGGCTCGTCGATGCCCGTCCGGGCCAGCGCCGCCCGGACCAACCACACCAGCTGCGCCCACGCGGACTCCGGGCGGACCTCGACCAGCGCGACCCCGGTCTTCTCGGCCGTGGTCACGAGCCGTTCGTCGATCGGCGGTTTGAGCAGCACCGCCGCCGCGCCCTGCTCACCGCAGACGCGCACCAGCTCCACCGCCTGCTCCCGGTCCACGACGGCCACCCCCAGCACGAGGTCGCCGTCGACCACGGTCGGGTGCTGGTCCGGTTCGGCGATGACGACGTCACCGACGCACTTGCTCGATTCCGGGACGACCACCGCCCGCAGCAGGGCTGGCCCCACCCGCTCGACCAGCGCCTGGACGTCCAGCATCACCGGCCTCCTGAGAACCTGCGGTCGCCTGGCCGCCGGCCGGGGGAGGGCGTTGTGGCACCAGAGCGGACCCGTTTATCGTTGCTGAGCACGTCGACAATCGCATACCGGCCGTCGAACCCGAGCGGGAGAGACCTCGCAACGACGCGAGGCGCCGAAGGAGCAAGACTCCCCACAAACTCTCAGGCACCCATGACCGTTCGGGCGAGGCAACTCTGGAAAGCGCGCGTCGCTGCCGGCGCGCCACCCACGGTGCAAGCCGCTGGTCTGCGGCGAAGCTCTCAGGTTCCGGCAACAGAGGGGGAGGCCCAGCACATCCCGGGCGCTACCGGCGTCCCCTGACCGTTTGGAGCCTCCCGTCATGTCCCTGCCCCAGGACCTGCGCTACACCGAAGAGCACGAGTGGATCCAGGACCGCGGCGAGCTGGTGCGCATCGGCATCACCCAGCACGCCGCCGAAGCCCTCGGTGACATCGTCTTCGTGCAGCTGCCCGAGGTCGGCGAGCAGATCGAGGCCGGTCAGGCCTGCGGCGAGCTGGAGTCCACCAAGTCCGTGAGCGACCTGTTCGCGCCGGTCACCGGCGAGGTCGTCGCGGTCAACGAGGCCGCTGTGGACGACCCTGCGCTGGTCAACGCCGAGCCGTACGGCGAGGGCTGGCTGCTGGAGGTGCGCGCCACCAGCACCGGTGCTGTGCTCACGCCAGAGCAGTACGCCGAGCTGATCGAGCAGTAGCGGCGCCCGGCAGCAGCGGAGGCGATCAATGGCGATCAGTGTCTTCGACCTGTTCTCAGTGGGCATCGGGCCGTCGAGCTCGCACACGGTCGGGCCGATGCGGGCGGCCGGCCGCTTCGCGCGGCGGGTGCGCGACGCGGGACTGCTGTCGCAGGTGACGCGCGTCAAGGCGGAGCTGTTCGGGTCCTTGGGCGCCACCGGGCACGGGCACGGCAGCCCGAAGGCGGTGCTGCTGGGCCTGGAGGGCCACCGGCCAGAGGTCGTCGACCCGGCCGCGGTGGCGGACCGGGTGACCGAGATCGGGGCGACCGGGCGGTTGCTGCTGGACGGTGTGCACGAGATCCGGTTCGACGTGGACCGTGACCTGGTGATGCACCGCCGCAAGTCGCTGCCGGTGCACCCCAACGGCATGCGGTTCACCGCGTTCGGCGGGGACACCGAGCTGGACAGCGCGGTGTACTACTCGGTGGGCGGGGGTTTCGTCGTCGACGAGGACGCCACCGGGGCCGACCGGATCAAGCCGGACGAGACCGAGCTGCCGATGCCGTTCCGCACCGGTGCGGAACTGCTGCAGCGCACCGCCGAGTCCGGATTGCCGATCAGCGGCGTCATGCTGGCCAACGAGCTGTCGTGGCGCAGCGAGGACGCCGTGCGCACGGGCCTGCTGGAGATCTGGCAGGTCATGCGGGAGTGCGTGGACAACGGGTGCCGCAACACCGGGGAGCTGCCCGGCGGGCTGAAGGTCAAGCGGCGGGCGGCGGAGCTGGCCGCCGCGCTGACCGGGCAGGACGACCCGATGGAGTGGGTCACGCTGTTCGCGCTGGCGGTGAACGAGGAGAACGCCGCCGGTGGACGGGTGGTGACGGCCCCGACCAACGGCGCGGCGGGCATCGTGCCGGCGGTGCTGCACTACTACACGCGGTTCGTGCCGGGCGCCGACGAGGACGGGGTGGTGCGGTTCCTGCTGGCCGCGGGCGCGGTCGGGGTGCTGTTCAAGGAGAACGCCTCGATCTCCGGCGCCGAGGTCGGGTGCCAGGGCGAGGTCGGGTCGGCGTGCTCGATGGCCGCGGCCGGGCTGGCCGAGGTGCTCGGCGGCACGCCGCGGCAGGTGGAGAACGCCGCGGAGATC
This region of Saccharopolyspora hordei genomic DNA includes:
- a CDS encoding ABC transporter ATP-binding protein, with protein sequence MGASVTAVGLEALVPLLTKLAVDDAVAHSTSRLWWIVIALLGLGVFRFAAAFVRRYSAGRLALDVQHDLRRAVFAAMQRLDGGKQDALRTGQVVSRSISDLQLVNSLLAMFPLAAGTAVLALFAIVAMLWLSPLLTVVSLVVAPLIAVVSARSKKRLFPATWAAQQRAADIAQHVEETVTGVRVVKGFGQEDREVGRLEARARRLFGARLRAARMTSTPAASLASLPSAGQVGVLGLGGWMVLNGQVSLGTFVAFAGYVAMLAGPARMLSSVVIQAQLARAGVERIHELVDSQPEVEEKPDAVRLPDGPLEVRFDDVTFGYTRDQPVLSEASLVVRPGETVALVGPAGSGKSTVSLLLPRFYDVHSGSVAIRPAEDGAAAHDIRDLQLDSLRSAVGVVFEEAFLFSDTIRGNIAYGRPDASDADVIAAAKAAEAHEFITSLPDGYDTEVGERGLTLSGGQRQRVALARALLSNPRILVLDDATSAVDPATEAAIHETLRSVTAQRTTLLIAHRRSTLALADRIAVLDEGRVVDVGTEEELAERCELFRSLLAGPGESIDAPSDGAHTSHGVTPELWPEPEEPEPVAAAVGGSRGTGPMSMPPTPELIEGIRKLPPAVDEPRLRDEDPTAPDPDFKLSRLLRPIRWGLLLTVLLVAGDALTSVALPSLVRHGIDSGVSSGDVDVLWRATALAAVIVCAGWLVVRLQTIITARTGETLLYLLRLRSFAHLQRLGLDYFERELAGRIMTRMTTDVDALSTFLQTGLATFVVSVLTLVGIAGALLVTDVSLALVAMAVLPVLLVATVVFRRVSSTAYAEARERVSTVNADLQENVSGMRVAQAHRREGHAAKLFAQRSDAYRRSRLRAQRYIATYFPFVSLLSEVAQAAVLGVGAARVASGDLTAGVLVAFLLYLGLFFSPVQQLSGVFDGYQQAKVGLRRIGDLLRTPTSVPAPSDPAPVPERFEGEVELREVSFRYPGTEQYALRDVSLRVRPGETVALVGATGAGKSTLIKLIARFYDVTEGAVLVDGVDVRRYDLAAFHRRLAVVPQEGHLFTGDVADNIAYARPDAEPAEVEGAARAVGALPGIAMLPRGFRQQVGERGRGLSAGQRQLVALARAELVDPDVLLLDEATAALDPATESMVIAASDQLAAKRTTFVVAHRLATAARADRIVVVDDGRIVEQGSHDELLAAGGHYARLWRAADPTAERPPIADTSSIA
- a CDS encoding ABC transporter permease subunit, translated to MGPMVKAEFRKTFTTNLWWALLIPAALIGFGSGWMGSTFAGIINSFEPLDRPVPLALLSVAASTNFSTIFGALFGALSVAGEYRHKTITTSFLTANPRGAVLVAKLVVAAAVGAGYGVVTVLSAGLGALIGVSQGFGGFGDLGDCLGVAGACVLSMVLWTLLGVGFGALVANAVLAVILPLVYKFVVEFILSMALAGSDGSAVSPYLPGAAGNGIVSNLAVPLFIAGVAGPDEPDVPRAAFEILHLFFGGDYGHAWWASLLTFLAYTAVFVAGGWWASQRRDVA
- a CDS encoding ATP-binding cassette domain-containing protein — translated: MHDGSGRIIVRGLSKSYGPVHAVRDLHFTVEPGTVTGFLGPNGSGKTTTLRMILGLVTPTAGTATINGLPFHQLPNPASVIGAVLDAQSFHPGRTAQNHLRCYAAAMNVPDEQADRALELVGLTPAAKRKPSGFSLGMRQRLALATALLADPQVLVLDEPANGLDPEGIAWLRNFLKAFAASGRTVLMSSHFLREIEHTVDQLVVISRGQCVYDGSIDQLRAQQQSRALVQAADPGALAAKLQESGFRVESLPDGRLAVLGADSRTVADLALEAGVALYGMQDERIGLEQLFFQLTSGQYTGVPQAGPDAQVWARPVGQQHGDQRGLGGKL
- the ald gene encoding alanine dehydrogenase, which codes for MKIAVPREIKNNEYRVAITPAGVHEFTTRGHEVFVEADAGAGSSIPDEDYLAAGAKVLPNAEDVWAEGQLVLKVKEPIAEEYPRLRRDQVLFTYLHLAASAELTDAMLDSGVTGIAYETVQTANGSLPLLAPMSEVAGRLAPQVGAYSLMRPSGGRGVLPGGVPGVHPARVVVIGGGVAGLNAARVALGMGADVELLDTNVDKLREIDRDFHGQIRTVTSNRYTVEQAVRAADLVIGAVLIPGAKAPKLVSNHLVSEMKPGSVLVDIAIDQGGCFADSHPTTHDDPTYRVHDSVFYCVANMPGAVPNTSTHALTNVTLPYALRIADQGWQDACRADAALAGGLNTHDGQLVNAPVAEAHGRTHTPVSDILS
- a CDS encoding PucR family transcriptional regulator — translated: MLDVQALVERVGPALLRAVVVPESSKCVGDVVIAEPDQHPTVVDGDLVLGVAVVDREQAVELVRVCGEQGAAAVLLKPPIDERLVTTAEKTGVALVEVRPESAWAQLVWLVRAALARTGIDEPDTRTGVGDLFRLADAVADVVDAPVTIEDAHSQVLAYSARQDLTDPARVSTIMGRRQPADVLAKFRARGTFRKISKGSSAIFVPAQQDGTLPRLVVPIRMGGELLGSMWAVVPGEVSEERATAFADTAPLVALQLLRWRAVADAERRRSAEQVRLLLEGGEGWRAAANELAVPNEPHRVIAIEMPASAGPAEGHRLALWEWITRGIGRRPLVTEIGTMLYAVVPDRDRGGWQELRSALASHDMTPRPLIAVGTAVAVAELHQSRSQAEELVSLLRTGRLQERVAVYEDYWHLLVLSRMAGAATDAGVGSLGPLSLLREHDRTQGTEYLETLRAHLRHPGDPRQASAELRVHPNTFRYRMKRLTQLVDIDLDDPDVRSALLVQLLADRWAQHG
- the gcvH gene encoding glycine cleavage system protein GcvH; the protein is MSLPQDLRYTEEHEWIQDRGELVRIGITQHAAEALGDIVFVQLPEVGEQIEAGQACGELESTKSVSDLFAPVTGEVVAVNEAAVDDPALVNAEPYGEGWLLEVRATSTGAVLTPEQYAELIEQ
- a CDS encoding L-serine ammonia-lyase, coding for MAISVFDLFSVGIGPSSSHTVGPMRAAGRFARRVRDAGLLSQVTRVKAELFGSLGATGHGHGSPKAVLLGLEGHRPEVVDPAAVADRVTEIGATGRLLLDGVHEIRFDVDRDLVMHRRKSLPVHPNGMRFTAFGGDTELDSAVYYSVGGGFVVDEDATGADRIKPDETELPMPFRTGAELLQRTAESGLPISGVMLANELSWRSEDAVRTGLLEIWQVMRECVDNGCRNTGELPGGLKVKRRAAELAAALTGQDDPMEWVTLFALAVNEENAAGGRVVTAPTNGAAGIVPAVLHYYTRFVPGADEDGVVRFLLAAGAVGVLFKENASISGAEVGCQGEVGSACSMAAAGLAEVLGGTPRQVENAAEIAMEHNLGLTCDPIGGLVQIPCIERNAVASVKAITAARMALRGDGDHFVSLDKVIKTMRDTGRDMKVKYKETARGGLAVNVIEC